In one Clostridia bacterium genomic region, the following are encoded:
- a CDS encoding NADH:flavin oxidoreductase, whose amino-acid sequence LGADDRMPGGTTPGDSRQAAPLLVNAGADVIDLSGGLCGYLTHGPEGFFLYLAEAIKPVAKAPVMVTGGIKTAAFADRIIRQGLADLVGIGRALLKDQEWAQKAWEELNQASNGEPELPR is encoded by the coding sequence CCTGGGAGCCGATGACCGGATGCCTGGAGGCACTACCCCTGGGGACAGCCGTCAGGCCGCACCCCTACTAGTGAACGCCGGCGCCGATGTGATCGATCTTTCTGGTGGCCTCTGCGGCTACCTGACGCACGGCCCTGAGGGCTTCTTCCTGTACTTGGCCGAGGCCATAAAACCAGTGGCTAAGGCCCCGGTAATGGTGACCGGGGGCATCAAGACAGCAGCATTTGCCGACCGCATAATTCGCCAGGGTCTGGCCGACCTGGTGGGCATCGGTCGAGCCCTCCTCAAAGACCAAGAGTGGGCACAAAAGGCCTGGGAGGAACTAAACCAGGCTAGCAATGGAGAGCCGGAGTTACCCCGCTGA